The proteins below are encoded in one region of Peptoniphilus sp. GNH:
- a CDS encoding ABC transporter ATP-binding protein: MTNNVLDLVNISKSYGENLILDELNLSVKHCEFLTLLGPSGCGKTTTLRIIGGFEYPDKGDVYFDSKKVTDLPPYHRQVNTVFQKYALFPHMNVFENIAFGLKIQKMDKLDIVKNVREVLSLVNLRGFENRSIDSLSGGQQQRIAIARALVNKPKVLLLDEPLGALDLKLRKEMQVELKKIQQATELTFIYVTHDQEEALTMSDKVVVLNEGIIQQIGSPIDIYNEPKNAFVANFIGQSNILPGIMRKDYLVEFEGAEFKCVDKGFEEEADVEVVIRPEDVELVSVSDGILTGFVTSLVFKGVHYEMIVDVNGVEWIVQSTTKKDVDQEVGIYIAPDNIHVMNAREGI; this comes from the coding sequence ATGACAAATAATGTATTGGATTTGGTGAATATTTCAAAATCTTATGGTGAAAATTTAATTTTAGATGAATTGAATTTAAGTGTTAAACACTGTGAGTTCTTGACACTTTTGGGACCTAGTGGATGTGGAAAGACAACTACGCTTAGAATAATAGGGGGGTTTGAATATCCTGATAAGGGAGATGTCTATTTTGATTCTAAAAAGGTTACGGATTTACCTCCATATCATAGGCAAGTAAATACTGTATTTCAAAAATATGCTCTTTTTCCACATATGAATGTGTTTGAAAATATCGCCTTTGGCTTAAAAATTCAAAAAATGGACAAGCTTGACATTGTAAAAAATGTAAGAGAGGTATTATCTCTTGTAAACCTTAGAGGTTTTGAGAATAGATCAATTGATTCTCTTTCCGGAGGTCAACAACAAAGGATTGCCATAGCTAGAGCCCTTGTTAATAAACCCAAGGTCTTACTTTTAGACGAGCCTTTGGGAGCTTTAGATTTGAAACTTAGAAAAGAGATGCAGGTTGAATTAAAGAAAATACAACAAGCCACAGAGTTGACTTTTATATATGTAACTCACGACCAAGAAGAAGCACTAACAATGAGTGATAAGGTTGTTGTATTAAATGAAGGGATAATCCAACAAATCGGAAGTCCTATCGATATTTATAATGAGCCCAAAAATGCCTTTGTAGCAAATTTTATAGGTCAAAGCAATATTTTGCCTGGAATAATGAGAAAAGATTATCTTGTAGAGTTTGAAGGGGCAGAATTCAAATGCGTCGATAAGGGGTTTGAAGAAGAGGCCGATGTTGAAGTTGTAATAAGACCAGAAGACGTTGAGCTTGTTTCTGTGAGTGATGGAATACTCACAGGTTTTGTCACAAGTCTTGTTTTTAAGGGTGTTCATTACGAAATGATTGTAGATGTAAATGGGGTAGAGTGGATTGTTCAATCCACTACAAAAAAAGATGTAGATCAAGAAGTAGGCATTTATATCGCTCCTGACAATATTCATGTCATGAATGCGAGGGAAGGTATATGA
- a CDS encoding helix-turn-helix domain-containing protein, with protein MDIGQKLKELRIQAGLTQEELADRSELTKGFISQIERNLTSPSLATFFNILDALGKEPEEFFRSMWRRQVVFKPDDYIESENESMGNIVKWIVPKAQRYNMEPIILELQPGGLSKTVIPFEGEAFGYLIEGEDLILHYGEDKFKLKQGECFYLLADQSHWVENIGKSRAVLLWVCDPPNF; from the coding sequence ATGGATATAGGTCAAAAATTAAAAGAATTGAGAATACAAGCTGGTTTAACTCAGGAAGAACTAGCTGATAGGTCTGAGCTTACGAAAGGTTTCATTTCACAAATTGAAAGAAATCTAACTTCACCATCTCTTGCTACTTTTTTTAATATTTTAGATGCTTTAGGAAAAGAGCCTGAAGAATTTTTTAGATCTATGTGGAGAAGGCAAGTTGTTTTCAAACCAGATGATTACATAGAATCAGAAAATGAAAGTATGGGCAATATTGTAAAGTGGATTGTGCCTAAGGCTCAAAGATATAATATGGAGCCAATAATTTTAGAGTTGCAGCCAGGTGGACTAAGTAAGACAGTCATACCTTTTGAGGGAGAGGCTTTTGGTTATTTAATTGAGGGAGAAGATTTGATTTTGCACTATGGCGAAGACAAATTCAAGCTAAAACAAGGGGAGTGCTTTTATTTGCTTGCAGATCAGAGCCATTGGGTTGAAAATATTGGCAAAAGTAGAGCTGTTCTACTTTGGGTCTGTGACCCACCAAACTTTTAG